A genomic segment from Arcobacter acticola encodes:
- a CDS encoding glycoside hydrolase family 57 protein encodes MSQDSLNLCFFWHMHQPDYRGMDGVMSMPWVFLHGIKDYYEMPWLLSLYKGVKASFNITAPLIEQLNLYSDPLKNDYFLSLWAKEPKELEEKQRVWLIKTCKSTQYETMVKPIGHFRILYDKESLSEDELIDFEVLFILSWCGNYLRLENSFIKKLFKKEKNYTQKDKIDLLDTLTEFIKTILPFYAKLQKEGSISLSTTPYNHPILPLLLNMENAKYANEHTSIVENHISLRDDAIEQVEKSIKLFEDTFGSKPSGFWPAEGAVDEESILIYKQRGISWIATDEAILFRSLEDNTRENLYKPYDFNGVSIGFRDHALSDLIGFNYRFKSGKEASDHFMEVIEPISKNEDSTLFVILDGENAWEFFHNNAYDFFNALYSRFESTTWCKTVTMDEASKIENRGTLEKLAPGSWIHGNFDTWSGNSEKNRAWELIYQTKRDYEHHKENISEDIKKQIESHFLVAQCSDWFWWYGDDHITEFGLEFDTLFREHLILIYKLLNAHPPADLFVPIISHKSGASFLIMPQCSITPDIDGKVSSFFEWMGAGSIDESKLYSTMDRVRGPIEKIYYGQDENKIYLAFEGEINLLKTSNLVLEIYIEQMQKTISFSMNDEYNENGVKFAIDERIELELSKMNCVDCKQIHLRFEILQGKEIIQTMPGYGALAINLDEKYTANWFV; translated from the coding sequence ATGTCACAAGATTCTCTTAATCTATGTTTTTTCTGGCATATGCATCAGCCAGATTATAGAGGGATGGATGGAGTAATGAGTATGCCATGGGTTTTTCTTCATGGTATTAAAGACTATTATGAAATGCCTTGGCTTTTAAGTCTTTATAAAGGTGTCAAGGCAAGTTTTAATATAACAGCACCACTTATAGAGCAATTAAACTTATACAGTGATCCTTTGAAAAATGATTACTTTTTATCTCTTTGGGCCAAAGAGCCTAAAGAGTTAGAAGAGAAACAAAGAGTTTGGCTAATAAAAACATGTAAATCAACACAATACGAAACTATGGTTAAACCAATAGGGCATTTTAGAATTCTTTATGATAAAGAGTCTCTTAGTGAAGATGAATTAATTGATTTTGAAGTTCTTTTTATACTTTCTTGGTGTGGAAATTACCTCAGACTTGAAAACAGTTTTATAAAGAAACTTTTTAAAAAAGAGAAGAACTATACACAAAAAGATAAAATTGATTTACTAGATACATTAACAGAGTTTATAAAAACAATTTTACCTTTTTACGCAAAGTTACAAAAAGAAGGAAGCATTTCCCTTTCAACTACACCTTATAATCATCCTATCTTACCATTGCTTTTAAATATGGAAAATGCAAAATATGCAAATGAGCACACTAGCATCGTGGAAAATCATATTTCATTAAGGGATGATGCAATAGAGCAAGTTGAAAAATCAATAAAACTTTTTGAAGATACTTTTGGTTCTAAACCAAGTGGATTTTGGCCTGCTGAAGGTGCTGTTGATGAGGAGAGTATTTTAATTTATAAGCAAAGAGGTATATCTTGGATTGCAACTGATGAGGCTATTTTATTTCGTTCTTTAGAAGATAATACCCGAGAAAATCTTTATAAGCCCTATGATTTTAATGGTGTAAGTATTGGATTTAGAGACCATGCACTAAGTGATTTAATAGGATTTAATTATAGATTTAAATCAGGAAAAGAAGCAAGTGATCATTTTATGGAAGTAATTGAACCTATTTCTAAAAATGAAGATTCAACTCTTTTTGTTATTTTAGATGGAGAAAATGCATGGGAGTTTTTTCATAATAATGCCTATGATTTTTTTAATGCTCTTTATAGTCGTTTTGAATCAACAACTTGGTGCAAAACAGTTACTATGGACGAAGCAAGTAAGATAGAAAATAGGGGAACTCTTGAAAAACTAGCTCCTGGAAGTTGGATTCATGGAAATTTTGATACATGGTCTGGGAATAGTGAAAAAAATCGTGCGTGGGAACTTATATATCAAACAAAACGGGATTATGAACATCATAAAGAAAATATATCTGAAGATATTAAAAAACAGATTGAATCACACTTTTTAGTGGCCCAATGTAGTGACTGGTTTTGGTGGTATGGAGATGATCATATAACAGAATTTGGATTGGAATTTGATACATTATTTAGAGAACATCTAATACTTATTTACAAACTTCTAAATGCTCATCCACCAGCTGATTTATTTGTACCTATTATTTCCCATAAAAGCGGGGCTTCTTTTTTAATTATGCCTCAATGCTCTATCACTCCAGATATTGATGGTAAAGTTAGCTCTTTTTTTGAATGGATGGGAGCTGGAAGTATAGATGAAAGTAAACTTTATTCAACCATGGATAGAGTTCGTGGTCCAATTGAAAAAATATATTATGGTCAAGATGAAAATAAGATATATCTAGCTTTTGAAGGAGAGATAAATTTACTTAAAACATCAAATCTTGTACTTGAAATTTATATAGAACAGATGCAAAAAACAATATCTTTTTCAATGAATGATGAATACAATGAAAATGGTGTCAAGTTTGCAATTGATGAACGTATAGAATTAGAACTTTCTAAAATGAATTGCGTAGATTGTAAACAGATTCATCTACGTTTTGAAATTCTTCAAGGAAAAGAAATTATACAAACAATGCCTGGCTATGGTGCACTTGCCATTAATTTAGATGAAAAATACACAGCTAATTGGTTTGTGTAA
- a CDS encoding galactose-1-phosphate uridylyltransferase, producing MSEIRYNRLKDSYVIIAPERLHRTSCDIHEIERRTERRVCPFCEGNERFTPNEIFALRSSDSFANEIGWKTRVVPNLFKAVQIEAPYQHHYGMFEHWDGFGAHEIIIDTAKHYTSMTQWSEENIIDWFITLGLRVKDLKKDKRIASLSLFKNEGVEAGATQPHSHTQIIGLPIVAKSKKEEYERLYEHYKHNQNSLIQLLIEEEIKADESRIIASNGEFTAFCPYASSHPFEVMISSTKALGEIDTLSNNSLKELSSLLLLVLKKLKKQLKYLNFNLILSTPPLHENTFSEELLNSMYEANRFYIQIIPRIYKYGGFEQETDILINPVSPELAAKLLRESLYE from the coding sequence ATGTCTGAGATACGTTATAACCGTTTAAAAGATTCATATGTTATTATTGCACCTGAGCGATTACACCGTACATCTTGTGATATTCATGAGATAGAACGTAGAACAGAACGAAGAGTTTGTCCATTTTGTGAAGGAAATGAAAGATTTACTCCAAATGAAATCTTTGCTTTGCGTTCAAGTGATAGTTTTGCAAATGAAATAGGATGGAAAACACGTGTTGTACCAAATCTATTTAAAGCTGTACAAATAGAAGCTCCTTATCAACATCATTATGGAATGTTTGAACATTGGGATGGATTTGGTGCCCATGAAATTATAATAGATACAGCAAAGCATTATACTTCAATGACACAATGGAGTGAAGAAAATATAATAGATTGGTTTATAACACTTGGTTTACGAGTAAAGGATTTAAAAAAAGATAAAAGAATTGCTTCACTTTCTTTGTTCAAAAATGAGGGTGTTGAAGCAGGTGCTACTCAACCACATTCACATACTCAAATAATAGGACTTCCTATTGTTGCAAAATCTAAGAAAGAAGAATATGAACGATTATATGAGCATTATAAACATAATCAAAATTCACTTATTCAACTTTTAATTGAAGAAGAAATAAAAGCCGATGAAAGTAGAATTATAGCTTCAAATGGCGAGTTTACAGCTTTTTGTCCATATGCTAGTTCTCATCCTTTTGAAGTTATGATTAGTTCAACAAAAGCTTTAGGAGAGATTGATACTTTGAGTAATAATTCCTTAAAAGAGTTATCTTCTTTACTTCTTTTGGTTTTAAAGAAGCTAAAAAAGCAACTAAAGTATTTGAATTTTAATCTTATTTTATCAACTCCACCTTTACATGAAAATACTTTTAGTGAGGAGTTATTGAACTCTATGTATGAAGCAAATAGGTTTTATATACAAATTATTCCTCGTATTTATAAATATGGTGGTTTTGAACAAGAAACAGATATTTTGATTAATCCTGTTTCTCCTGAATTAGCTGCAAAATTATTAAGGGAGAGTTTATATGAGTAA
- a CDS encoding glycogen synthase — translation MSKESLLFCASEVYPFAKTGGLADVAHSLPRALRDTYNIKVVMPLYSCINRKKYSIKSLKKSFSISMNNIEYTAELFGCNYGGVEYIFIYSSLLCDREFLYGIPTEGYADNALRFAIFCRVIVEILRDNTYDIVHLNDWQTALVPLLLQEESLIKAKTLFTINNLAYQGLFAYEVLKEIGIDSKYFTTDVLEFYNKVNFMKAAIAYSDAITTVSQSYADEILTASFGCGLDGFLRYHKNKLTGIINGIDNEHFTPSHDKLLEYPFANLTEKKLNKKSYLKEKSLKGITKPLFIFIGRFTQQKGVDLLINSLEQIASSDCNIAILGDGEEIYQEKIMKIVNEYDNIHFEFKYNEVLSHQMYAAADFLLMPSLFEPCGLNQMIAMSYGSIPIVHKVGGLKDTVHDYKLFDNKSSKGYGILFEKPSSDSLINSFDEAIKLYSTKKDYNKIVKHNMLCDFSWKNSAEQYVKLYKQL, via the coding sequence ATGAGTAAAGAATCATTACTATTTTGTGCCAGCGAAGTTTATCCTTTTGCGAAAACAGGTGGATTAGCTGATGTTGCCCATTCGCTACCAAGAGCTTTAAGAGATACTTATAATATTAAAGTTGTTATGCCTTTATATTCTTGTATAAATAGGAAAAAATACTCAATAAAATCTTTGAAAAAAAGTTTTTCTATTTCAATGAATAATATTGAATATACAGCAGAATTATTTGGATGCAACTACGGGGGAGTTGAGTATATTTTTATCTACTCTAGCTTACTTTGTGATAGGGAATTTTTATATGGTATTCCAACAGAAGGATATGCTGATAATGCCCTTCGATTCGCTATTTTTTGCCGTGTCATTGTTGAAATATTAAGAGATAATACATATGATATAGTGCATTTAAATGATTGGCAAACAGCATTAGTTCCACTTTTACTTCAAGAAGAGAGTTTAATTAAAGCAAAAACTCTTTTTACTATTAATAATCTTGCATATCAAGGTTTATTTGCCTACGAAGTATTAAAAGAGATAGGAATAGATTCAAAATATTTCACAACAGATGTCTTGGAGTTTTATAATAAAGTTAATTTTATGAAAGCTGCAATTGCTTATAGTGATGCAATTACAACAGTAAGTCAAAGTTATGCAGATGAAATTTTAACTGCTTCTTTTGGTTGTGGTTTAGATGGTTTTTTAAGATATCATAAAAATAAATTAACAGGTATTATTAATGGAATTGATAATGAACATTTTACACCTTCCCATGATAAACTTTTAGAATATCCCTTTGCAAATCTAACAGAAAAAAAACTAAATAAAAAAAGCTACCTAAAAGAAAAAAGTTTAAAAGGAATCACTAAACCTCTTTTTATATTTATCGGTCGTTTTACCCAACAAAAAGGGGTTGATTTACTTATAAATTCCCTTGAACAAATTGCTTCTAGTGATTGCAATATCGCAATTTTGGGAGATGGTGAAGAAATATACCAAGAAAAAATCATGAAAATTGTAAATGAATACGATAATATTCACTTTGAATTTAAATACAATGAAGTTTTATCTCACCAAATGTATGCAGCAGCTGATTTTCTTTTGATGCCTTCACTGTTTGAACCATGTGGTTTAAATCAAATGATAGCTATGAGTTATGGCTCAATTCCAATTGTTCATAAAGTAGGTGGACTTAAAGATACAGTTCATGACTATAAATTATTTGATAACAAATCTTCTAAAGGCTATGGTATTTTATTTGAAAAACCATCAAGTGATAGTTTGATTAATAGTTTTGATGAAGCTATAAAACTTTATTCTACAAAAAAAGATTATAACAAAATAGTAAAACATAATATGCTTTGTGATTTTTCATGGAAAAATAGTGCAGAACAGTATGTAAAATTATATAAGCAATTATAA
- a CDS encoding glycogen synthase, producing the protein MKKLNILLAASEVVPFAKSGGLADVSGALPKALKDLGHDIRVVMPRYYVVDKEKYNLKLLEGALSVHMGSMGEMWAAVYEGKLPQSDVPIYFIEYDEFFGRKGLYGEDSDGFSDNDNRYIFFSKAVMQLAKKLDFRPDVIHANDWHTAPISLLLNTTYAFDPIFKNTGSLLSIHNLEHQGKFYKGAMDVLGVGWEHFTVKELEEYDGVNFLKGGIVHADAINAVSKKYAQEIRTSEFGFGLQSLINDYEYKLFGVLNGVDYDEWSPSIDKLIPFTFDIDNLEGKEKCKAELQKEFNLPQRSEVPMIGFVGRLAEQKGIGLISSCFERILEMDIQIVLLGTGEKWAERFFKEKAEQYPLKFASYIGYDNTIAHKIEAASDMFLMPSLFEPCGLNQIYSLRYGTIPIVRATGGLDDTIENYDAYHKSGTGFKFYDASPIALLNTVQWAVDVYYNDKEGMQALRSNAMSKRYEWSKAAQGYEEIYHHIINGRLNSHHN; encoded by the coding sequence ATGAAAAAATTAAATATTTTATTAGCAGCATCAGAAGTAGTACCTTTTGCAAAAAGTGGTGGATTAGCCGATGTTTCAGGAGCTCTTCCTAAGGCTTTAAAAGATTTAGGTCATGATATAAGAGTTGTAATGCCACGTTATTATGTTGTTGATAAAGAGAAATATAATCTTAAACTTCTTGAGGGAGCTTTAAGTGTTCATATGGGAAGTATGGGTGAAATGTGGGCCGCTGTTTATGAGGGTAAATTACCACAAAGTGATGTACCTATTTATTTTATAGAGTATGATGAATTTTTTGGAAGAAAAGGTTTATATGGTGAAGACTCAGATGGATTTAGTGACAATGACAATCGTTATATCTTTTTTTCAAAAGCAGTAATGCAATTGGCTAAAAAACTTGATTTTAGACCTGACGTAATTCATGCAAATGATTGGCATACAGCACCTATTTCTTTATTACTTAACACTACATATGCTTTTGATCCTATTTTTAAAAATACAGGCTCACTTCTAAGTATTCATAACCTAGAGCATCAAGGTAAGTTTTATAAAGGTGCAATGGATGTTTTAGGTGTTGGTTGGGAACATTTTACAGTAAAAGAATTAGAAGAGTATGATGGTGTAAACTTTTTAAAAGGTGGAATCGTTCATGCAGATGCAATAAATGCTGTTAGTAAAAAATATGCACAAGAAATACGAACTTCTGAGTTTGGTTTTGGTTTACAAAGCCTTATAAATGATTATGAATATAAACTTTTTGGTGTTTTAAATGGTGTTGATTACGATGAATGGAGTCCTTCTATTGATAAATTAATACCTTTTACATTTGATATTGATAATTTAGAAGGTAAAGAAAAATGTAAAGCCGAACTTCAAAAAGAGTTTAATTTACCACAACGTTCAGAAGTTCCTATGATTGGGTTTGTTGGTCGTTTAGCTGAACAAAAAGGAATAGGCCTAATCTCAAGTTGTTTTGAGAGAATCCTTGAAATGGATATTCAAATAGTACTTTTGGGAACAGGAGAAAAATGGGCAGAGAGGTTTTTTAAAGAAAAAGCTGAACAATATCCTCTAAAATTTGCAAGTTATATTGGATATGATAATACAATTGCCCATAAAATTGAAGCAGCAAGTGATATGTTTTTAATGCCTTCCCTTTTTGAGCCATGTGGATTAAATCAAATATATAGTTTAAGATATGGAACTATTCCAATAGTAAGAGCAACAGGTGGACTTGATGATACAATAGAAAACTACGATGCTTATCATAAAAGTGGTACTGGATTTAAATTTTATGATGCAAGTCCAATTGCTTTACTTAATACTGTTCAATGGGCAGTTGATGTTTATTATAATGATAAAGAAGGTATGCAAGCATTGAGATCAAATGCTATGAGTAAGCGATATGAGTGGAGTAAGGCAGCTCAAGGTTATGAAGAGATTTATCATCATATAATAAATGGTCGGCTAAATAGCCACCATAACTAG
- a CDS encoding alpha-amylase/4-alpha-glucanotransferase domain-containing protein: protein MKNTTKLLFGIHMHQPIDNFDWVIKHGVEVCYGPFFEVMSKYPQFKFAVHCSGWLMEEIKSKHPKVYKNIKYLADKGSIEFFSAGYYEPILSVIPSEDRVAQIDMLSNSIKKDFKQIPKGLWLTERVWESALIPDLNKSGIKYTVMDDYHFQCAGFDEEILDGYFMSEEGGKEMGLFPISKKLRYAIPFLNVSSAIDAIKSFRREKNSAAIIFDDAEKFGMWPGTYEWVYEKKWLESFVQAVIADETIETMHFDTYFENEKPRGIAYLPNASYYEMGEWSLRAHDALKLELLKKEMGEERYEKEGVKFLKGGIWKNFLVKYEESNRIHKRTLELSKAKNEVNKKKFELALHKSQANDSLWHGVFGGLYLPNLRDNVYTYIIQAENIRYGKKTVLQSDMNELDGYEKVKAVTQNFIFRFDSGNGGQLVEFDSRKHEFNWQNTLMRRKEAYHEHLLNPKVEESHKETKDGIDTIHHAAVEISDELRNSIVYDWHLKNSFVDHITDANFNLDNFKYANFKEFGDFANQAFEVEKTKESIVFVRDGGIYLDTKKNTTLAKTYILNENGFEFAIDLKTEAKEKFEYIMEHNFHFADYEKVLINGVVLGQEGVLQNTQILEIEDLLLNQKIIIQIQVPCDIYYFQLKTLSQSEHGFDLSTQGVSFAMKTLFENSLNLVGFLEVFDV from the coding sequence ATGAAAAATACTACTAAACTACTTTTTGGAATTCATATGCATCAGCCAATCGATAATTTTGATTGGGTAATCAAACATGGTGTAGAGGTTTGTTATGGACCATTTTTTGAAGTTATGAGCAAATATCCACAGTTTAAATTCGCTGTACACTGTAGTGGATGGCTTATGGAAGAGATAAAAAGTAAACATCCAAAAGTTTATAAAAATATAAAATATCTAGCAGACAAAGGAAGTATAGAGTTTTTTAGTGCTGGATACTATGAACCAATATTATCTGTGATCCCTTCAGAGGATAGAGTAGCCCAAATAGATATGCTAAGTAACTCAATAAAAAAGGATTTCAAGCAAATACCAAAAGGTCTATGGTTAACAGAGAGAGTTTGGGAATCAGCTTTAATCCCTGATTTAAATAAATCAGGTATTAAATACACAGTAATGGATGATTATCATTTTCAATGTGCAGGTTTTGATGAAGAGATCTTAGATGGTTATTTTATGAGTGAAGAGGGTGGAAAAGAAATGGGGCTTTTCCCTATTAGTAAAAAACTTCGATACGCAATACCATTTTTAAATGTTTCAAGTGCAATAGATGCAATTAAATCTTTTAGAAGAGAAAAAAACTCAGCAGCTATTATTTTTGATGATGCAGAAAAATTTGGAATGTGGCCAGGAACTTACGAATGGGTTTATGAAAAAAAATGGTTAGAATCTTTTGTACAAGCTGTAATTGCTGATGAAACAATTGAAACTATGCATTTCGATACTTACTTTGAAAATGAAAAACCAAGAGGTATTGCTTATTTGCCTAATGCTTCTTATTATGAAATGGGTGAATGGAGTTTAAGAGCACATGATGCACTTAAACTTGAATTATTAAAAAAAGAGATGGGCGAAGAGCGTTATGAAAAAGAGGGTGTTAAATTTTTAAAAGGTGGAATTTGGAAAAACTTTTTAGTTAAATATGAAGAGAGTAATCGTATTCATAAACGAACACTTGAGCTTTCTAAAGCAAAAAATGAAGTAAATAAGAAAAAATTTGAATTAGCATTACATAAATCACAAGCTAATGATTCTTTATGGCATGGAGTTTTTGGAGGATTATATCTTCCAAATCTTCGTGATAACGTTTATACTTATATTATTCAAGCTGAAAATATTCGTTATGGTAAAAAAACAGTTTTACAAAGTGATATGAATGAACTTGATGGTTATGAAAAAGTAAAAGCAGTTACGCAAAATTTTATCTTTAGATTTGATTCAGGAAATGGTGGACAATTAGTAGAGTTTGATTCAAGAAAACATGAATTCAACTGGCAAAATACACTTATGAGACGTAAAGAAGCTTATCATGAACATTTACTTAATCCAAAAGTAGAAGAAAGCCATAAAGAGACAAAAGATGGTATAGATACAATTCATCATGCAGCAGTAGAAATTTCTGATGAATTACGTAATTCAATTGTTTATGATTGGCATTTAAAAAATTCTTTTGTAGATCATATTACCGATGCTAATTTTAATTTAGATAACTTTAAATATGCAAACTTTAAAGAGTTTGGCGATTTTGCTAATCAAGCTTTTGAAGTGGAAAAAACAAAAGAGAGTATTGTTTTTGTAAGAGATGGAGGAATTTACTTAGACACTAAGAAAAATACTACATTAGCTAAAACCTATATTTTAAATGAAAATGGTTTTGAATTTGCTATTGATTTAAAAACAGAAGCAAAAGAAAAATTTGAATACATAATGGAACATAATTTTCACTTTGCAGATTATGAAAAAGTTCTTATAAATGGTGTTGTTTTAGGGCAAGAGGGTGTTTTACAAAATACTCAAATTTTAGAGATTGAAGATTTACTACTTAATCAAAAAATTATCATTCAAATTCAAGTTCCTTGTGATATTTATTATTTCCAATTAAAAACACTTTCTCAAAGTGAACATGGTTTTGATTTAAGTACACAAGGTGTAAGTTTTGCCATGAAAACTTTATTTGAAAATTCATTAAACTTAGTGGGTTTTTTGGAGGTTTTTGATGTCTGA
- a CDS encoding sugar phosphate nucleotidyltransferase: MKAVVMAGGFGTRIQPLTNSRPKPMLPIINKPMMEHTMMTLRDLGIKEFIVLLYFKPQIIKDYFGDGSDFGIKITYVVPDEDFGTAGAVKLAEDLIGDENFIIISGDLVTDFDFQKIFDYHKEKNAKLSITLTSVENPLEFGVVIANAEGRIEKFLEKPSWGEVFSDTINTGIYIIEPEILKYIPKNENYDFGKDLFPRLMKEGVELIAGNAEGYWRDVGNPESYRDVYEDILTGKVNIKIPGKKVVFPDGVLYSEVPYEFDKSIEIIGTVVLGKNVKLSKGVKLSNVVLGDNVSIGLNSKIRNTVIWNDVEVGKNAMLDACVICNNNLIGKNVTVKAGLILAEGCEIGQLVTVEKDVTIWADKIIEDASIVSNSLILGSKYKNSIFENGMVVGHSNVELSCEMVTKLAEAFGAQLPVGSTVLVSRDYHKNSRMLKRAFLGGLLSAGVNVIDYKDLPTAVLRHSLFIHDNYTAGVYFCQKLEDASSTVLTFYNHEALRINNDISKKIEKAFFKDAFRRVDYSKIGKIYESDQVKEYQMYKDAVKNLLNSHQFKCVGCRIAVDMMHGMATELFPEVLNEMGVDNIMFNAYADESSLENINKLIKRSTEDMGAVIKALKLNAGFMIYPYGQRLDIVCDDGIPLGKQGSLYAVLTLLNMQAKKEGIKKNVFLPTWAADIVYFDSLNISRGQYANFTSKQLKQYDLIATGEGNFTFIEFSTHRDSMYATLKILEMMISLDVTLSKVIASMPKFYYQSSEIKCPQALKGKMMRMFLEDAHGKESSTLDGVKIWLDTNDWILMIPDQYNDHLNIYIQAESTEKGEKILADYSEKISEWSKL, encoded by the coding sequence ATGAAAGCAGTTGTAATGGCAGGTGGCTTTGGAACAAGAATTCAACCACTAACAAATTCTCGTCCAAAACCAATGTTACCAATTATAAATAAACCCATGATGGAACATACAATGATGACTCTTAGAGATTTAGGTATCAAAGAGTTTATTGTGTTACTTTATTTCAAGCCTCAAATTATAAAAGATTATTTTGGTGATGGAAGTGATTTTGGTATTAAAATTACATATGTGGTTCCAGATGAAGATTTTGGCACAGCAGGAGCTGTAAAATTAGCAGAGGATTTAATTGGTGATGAAAACTTCATTATTATTAGTGGAGATTTAGTTACTGATTTTGATTTTCAAAAGATTTTTGATTATCATAAAGAAAAGAATGCAAAGTTAAGTATCACTCTTACATCTGTAGAAAATCCTTTAGAATTTGGAGTTGTTATTGCAAACGCTGAAGGAAGAATTGAGAAGTTTTTAGAAAAGCCAAGTTGGGGAGAAGTTTTTAGTGATACTATTAATACAGGTATTTATATAATTGAACCAGAAATTTTGAAATATATTCCAAAAAATGAAAACTATGATTTTGGTAAAGATCTTTTTCCAAGACTAATGAAAGAAGGCGTTGAACTAATAGCTGGAAATGCAGAAGGTTATTGGAGAGATGTAGGAAATCCTGAAAGTTATCGTGATGTATATGAAGATATATTAACAGGAAAAGTAAATATTAAAATTCCTGGTAAAAAAGTAGTTTTCCCTGATGGTGTTTTATACAGTGAAGTTCCATATGAATTTGACAAAAGTATAGAAATAATTGGAACCGTAGTTTTAGGTAAAAATGTAAAATTAAGTAAGGGTGTGAAGCTTAGTAATGTTGTTTTAGGAGACAATGTTAGTATTGGGCTTAATTCAAAAATCAGAAATACTGTTATTTGGAATGATGTTGAAGTTGGCAAAAATGCTATGTTAGATGCTTGTGTAATTTGTAACAACAATTTAATTGGGAAAAATGTTACAGTAAAAGCTGGTCTTATTTTAGCAGAAGGTTGTGAAATTGGACAACTTGTTACTGTTGAAAAAGATGTAACAATTTGGGCAGATAAAATAATTGAAGATGCTTCAATTGTAAGTAATAGTTTAATTCTAGGAAGTAAATATAAAAATTCTATTTTTGAAAATGGAATGGTAGTAGGGCATTCAAATGTAGAACTTTCTTGTGAAATGGTAACTAAACTTGCAGAAGCTTTTGGTGCTCAACTTCCTGTTGGTTCAACTGTACTTGTTTCAAGGGATTATCATAAAAACTCTCGTATGCTTAAACGTGCATTTTTAGGAGGTCTTTTATCAGCTGGTGTTAATGTAATAGATTATAAAGATTTACCAACGGCTGTCTTACGACATAGTTTATTTATTCATGATAATTACACAGCAGGTGTATATTTCTGCCAAAAACTAGAAGATGCCTCTAGTACTGTTCTTACATTTTATAACCATGAAGCGCTTAGAATAAATAATGATATCTCTAAAAAAATTGAAAAAGCCTTTTTCAAAGATGCATTTCGTAGAGTAGATTATTCAAAAATCGGAAAAATCTATGAGTCTGATCAGGTTAAAGAGTATCAGATGTATAAAGATGCTGTAAAAAATTTACTTAATTCACATCAGTTTAAATGTGTTGGTTGCAGAATTGCAGTTGATATGATGCATGGAATGGCAACTGAATTATTCCCTGAAGTTTTAAATGAAATGGGTGTAGATAATATAATGTTTAATGCCTATGCTGATGAATCTAGTTTAGAAAATATTAATAAACTTATAAAACGTTCAACAGAAGATATGGGTGCTGTTATTAAAGCACTTAAACTTAATGCTGGATTTATGATTTATCCTTATGGACAACGTTTAGACATAGTTTGTGATGATGGAATACCTCTTGGTAAACAAGGCTCATTGTATGCTGTATTAACACTTTTAAATATGCAAGCAAAAAAAGAAGGTATTAAGAAAAATGTTTTCCTTCCAACTTGGGCTGCTGATATAGTTTATTTTGATTCTTTAAATATTTCACGTGGACAATATGCAAACTTTACAAGCAAGCAGTTAAAACAATATGATCTTATAGCTACAGGAGAAGGTAATTTTACTTTTATAGAGTTTTCAACTCACCGTGATTCAATGTATGCAACATTAAAAATCTTAGAAATGATGATTTCTTTAGATGTAACATTATCAAAAGTTATAGCTTCAATGCCTAAGTTTTATTATCAATCTTCAGAGATAAAATGCCCACAAGCACTTAAAGGAAAAATGATGCGAATGTTCCTTGAAGATGCCCATGGTAAAGAGTCTTCAACTCTTGATGGAGTAAAAATTTGGCTTGATACAAATGATTGGATATTAATGATTCCAGATCAATATAATGACCATTTGAATATTTATATTCAAGCTGAAAGTACTGAAAAAGGTGAAAAAATACTAGCTGATTATAGTGAAAAAATCTCAGAGTGGTCTAAACTATAA